One Brassica napus cultivar Da-Ae chromosome A1, Da-Ae, whole genome shotgun sequence genomic region harbors:
- the LOC106453688 gene encoding auxin-responsive protein IAA2-like — translation MAYEKVNELNLKDTELRLGLPGTEQDKEEQEVSCVRSNKRQLQSDNEEESTLPTKTQIVGWPPVRSYRKNNNSVSYVKVSMDGAPYLRKIDLKTYKNYPELLKALENLFKFTIGEYNEREGYKGSGVVPTYEDKDGDWMLVGDVPWDMFSSSCKRLRIMKGSDALAFDSAL, via the exons atggCTTACGAGAAAGTCAATGAGCTTAACCTTAAGGACACAGAGCTTCGTCTTGGATTACCCGGAACGGAGCAAGATAAGGAAGAACAAGAGGTTTCTTGCGTTAGAAGCAACAAGCGTCAACTACAGAGCGATAACGAGGAAGAATCTACACTTCCTACGAA AACTCAAATCGTTGGGTGGCCTCCGGTGAGATCTTACCGTAAAAACAACAACAGTGTGAGCTATGTGAAAGTGAGTATGGATGGAGCTCCATACCTTAGGAAAATAGATCTCAAGACATACAAAAACTATCCAGAGCTTCTCAAGGCATTAGAGAACCTGTTCAAGTTCACGATCGGTGAATACAACGAAAGAGAAGGATACAAAGGATCTGGAGTTGTACCAACGTACGAGGATAAAGATGGAGATTGGATGTTGGTTGGTGATGTTCCATGGGATATGTTCTCTTCCTCTTGTAAGAGACTCAGGATCATGAAAGGATCTGATGCTCTTGCTTTTGACTCGGccttatga